The following coding sequences lie in one Rutidosis leptorrhynchoides isolate AG116_Rl617_1_P2 chromosome 4, CSIRO_AGI_Rlap_v1, whole genome shotgun sequence genomic window:
- the LOC139844814 gene encoding AT-hook motif nuclear-localized protein 18 translates to MNPAASAHGRPLPPPFHTRDLQLQQQQHHHQHQFQQLQNHQQQQPQEDEEQSGGSSSRNHGQKRERDGNNDVNNNNRELASVMSGGEGDHSSGGSRRPRGRPAGSKNKPKPPIIITRDSPNALRSHVMEVANGCDIQESIANFATRRQRGVCILSGSGTVTNVTLKQPSAPGEVVTLHGRFEILSLSGSFLPPPAPPAASGLSIYLAGGQGQVVGGGVVGPLLASGPVVIMAASFGNAAYERLPLEEEEATPGSGNETLGSPTGINGQQQQQLMNDSNQSLFHGMPPQMINSSQMPTDAYWGVNRPPF, encoded by the coding sequence ATGAATCCGGCAGCTTCAGCTCACGGTCGTCCGTTACCTCCACCTTTTCATACTAGAGATCTTcagttacaacaacaacaacatcaccaTCAACATCAATTTCAGCAGCTACAGAACCACCAGCAGCAGCAGCCACAAGAGGACGAAGAACAAAGCGGCGGAAGTAGCAGCCGGAATCACGGTCAAAAGCGTGAAAGAGAtggtaataatgatgttaataataataatagagagttGGCTTCTGTTATGAGTGGTGGAGAAGGAGATCATAGTAGTGGCGGTTCAAGGCGGCCACGTGGCCGCCCAGCTGGATCAAAAAATAAACCGAAGCCGCCGATTATAATTACGCGAGATAGTCCAAACGCGCTTAGGTCTCATGTTATGGAGGTGGCGAATGGGTGCGATATTCAAGAGAGTATAGCGAATTTCGCGACTAGAAGGCAAAGAGGGGTTTGCATATTGAGTGGTAGTGGGACGGTTACTAATGTAACCCTGAAGCAGCCGTCAGCACCGGGGGAAGTTGTGACCCTACATGGGCGATTTGAGATTTTATCACTTTCAGGATCTTTTCTTCCCCCTCCAGCACCACCGGCTGCTTCAGGGTTATCTATTTATTTAGCCGGTGGTCAAGGACAAGTGGTTGGAGGGGGAGTTGTGGGCCCTTTGTTGGCATCAGGGCCCGTGGTAATTATGGCCGCATCTTTTGGGAATGCGGCATATGAGAGGCTTCCTCTTGAGGAAGAAGAGGCTACACCTGGTTCAGGGAACGAAACTCTAGGATCACCTACCGGGATCAAtggtcaacaacaacaacaacttatgAACGATTCGAATCAATCGTTATTTCATGGAATGCCTCCCCAAATGATAAATTCGTCTCAAATGCCAACGGACGCTTATTGGGGAGTGAATCGACCCCCTTTTTGA